From Clarias gariepinus isolate MV-2021 ecotype Netherlands chromosome 2, CGAR_prim_01v2, whole genome shotgun sequence, one genomic window encodes:
- the ccn2a gene encoding CCN family member 2a, which produces MFSGMRLIFALCFTFFSWVAAQECPSQCQCPNVAPKCPPGDSLVLDACGCCRVCAKQLGELCTERDVCDPHKGLYCDYGSPNNRRIGVCTAREGAPCVFGGNVYRSGESFQSSCKYQCTCLDGAVGCVPLCGMDVRLPSPDCPMPRRVKVPGKCCEEWVCDSPPTTNSFMGSFLPAYREEETYGPDPSIMRENCLVQTTEWSACSKTCGLGISTRVTNDNRECRLEKQSRLCMVRPCESHLEEKIKKGKKCIRTPRVSKPMKFEVSGCTTTKAYRPKFCGVCTDGRCCTPHRTATLPVEFKCPDGQVMKKQMMFIKTCACHYNCPSENDIFESMYYKKMHGDTA; this is translated from the exons ATGTTTTCCGGAATGAGACTGATTTTTGCACTCTGCTTCACTTTCTTCAGCTGG gtGGCTGCTCAGGAGTGCCCCAGCCAGTGCCAGTGCCCCAACGTGGCCCCAAAATGCCCACCAGGTGACAGCTTAGTTCTGGATGCCTGTGGGTGCTGCCGTGTATGTGCTAAACAGCTGGGAGAGCTGTGCACTGAGAGAGATGTGTGCGACCCTCACAAAGGTCTCTACTGTGACTACGGGTCACCAAACAACCGACGCATTGGAGTCTGCACTG CTCGAGAGGGCGCCCCCTGCGTGTTTGGAGGAAATGTGTACCGCAGCGGGGAATCATTCCAGAGCAGCTGCAAATACCAGTGTACATGTCTGGATGGTGCCGTGGGTTGTGTGCCACTCTGCGGCATGGACGTGCGACTGCCCAGCCCAGATTGCCCCATGCCTCGCCGGGTCAAGGTGCCAGGAAAATGCTGCGAAGAATGGGTGTGTGACTCACCCCCCACCACCAACTCCTTCATGGGCTCCTTTTTGCCAG CTTACAGAGAAGAGGAGACCTATGGCCCAGATCCTTCTATCATGCGCGAGAACTGCCTGGTTCAGACCACTGAGTGGAGCGCATGCTCAAAGACGTGCGGTCTTGGCATCTCGACTCGTGTAACCAATGACAACCGCGAGTGCCGTTTGGAGAAGCAGTCTCGTCTCTGCATGGTCCGTCCCTGTGAATCCCACCTGGAGGAGAAAATCAAG AAAGGAAAGAAATGCATCCGTACCCCTCGAGTATCCAAGCCCATGAAGTTCGAGGTTTCGGGCTGCACCACCACCAAGGCTTACAGACCCAAATTCTGTGGAGTGTGTACCGACGGCCGCTGCTGCACTCCTCACAGGACCGCAACCCTGCCCGTCGAGTTCAAGTGCCCTGACGGCCAGGTCATGAAGAAGCAAATGATGTTCATCAAGACATGTGCGTGCCACTACAACTGCCCAAGCGAAAATGACATCTTCGAGTCCATGTACTACAAGAAGATGCACGGTGACACAGCATAA